Proteins found in one Pararge aegeria chromosome 12, ilParAegt1.1, whole genome shotgun sequence genomic segment:
- the LOC120627898 gene encoding serine--tRNA synthetase-like protein Slimp, which produces LISKSFLFKIFKRSSALFINGPKATDNFVYVTPHIDFPERIKQKDVLKSELFKRQAQINLHKLEDLWSVYEELKTKKMELERKKVQVSSELGNLLKEGAEGDGIEKLKIQLALLKENIKKLKVPLWSAEEMAVVESLKLPNTLHPLTPDQGRNIIYQYSSLPSNSKNHLEIGKNQNLIHFTKNENYYLQGNAAVFELGAKFYLSKILKQNNFIQFCNTDFTKSLVVEGCGLDHTDPNTTFILHNNEDAEGNSDSRLHLTGAGSIYSFFAYHTKNVLHHKVLPLKYFAIGRQYVPSPTEEDSLFHVSQSSVVEMFIVTKNCTELDAILDDVIVIIKDIYAQLGYHFRLSLVPANQLNMWESLRLSIEMYSGSQKDYVEVGNISLSGDFISKRLMVTYTEEKQTKFPHILSGTILNVPKFLACVLEQSSDFVVPEPFRVENWSV; this is translated from the coding sequence TTGATCAGCAAATCATTTCTTTTCAAGATATTTAAACGATCCTCTGCTCTTTTCATAAATGGACCAAAAGCAACagataattttgtttatgtaacaCCACATATAGATTTTCCTGAGCGAATTAAACAGaaagatgttttaaaaagtgaattatttaaaagaCAAGCACAGATTAATCTTCACAAACTAGAGGACCTATGGTCTGTGTAtgaagaattaaaaacaaaaaaaatggaattgGAAAGGAAAAAAGTACAAGTCTCTTCAGAACTTGGAAACCTATTAAAAGAAGGGGCCGAAGGAGATGGTATTGAAAAGCTAAAAATACAATTGGCTctgttaaaagaaaatattaaaaaacttaaggtacCTTTATGGTCAGCTGAAGAAATGGCAGTAGTGGAATCACTAAAACTACCAAACACATTACATCCTCTAACACCAGATCAAGGCAGGAATATCATTTATCAGTACAGTTCATTGCCTTCAAATAGTAAAAACCACTTGGAAATTGGTAAAAATcagaatttaatacattttacaaaaaatgagaattattatttacaggGTAATGCAGCTGTATTTGAACTAGGAGCAAAATTTTATctgagtaaaatattaaaacaaaataactttatacAGTTTTGTAACACTGACTTCACTAAAAGCTTGGTAGTCGAGGGATGTGGTTTGGATCATACAGATCCTAATACAACATTTATTTTGCATAATAATGAAGATGCTGAAGGAAATTCAGATAGCAGATTACATTTAACAGGAGCTGGTTCAATCTATTCATTTTTTGCTTATCAcactaaaaatgttttacatcataaagtgctgccacttAAATATTTTGCTATAGGGAGACAGTATGTTCCTTCACCTACAGAAGAAGACAGTCTATTTCATGTGAGCCAAAGTTCTGTTGTTGAAATGTTTATTGTCACAAAAAATTGCACAGAACTTGATGCAATTTTGGATGATGTCATTGTcataattaaagatatatacGCACAACTTGGTTACCATTTTCGTTTGAGTTTGGTTCCAGCTAATCAATTAAACATGTGGGAGTCATTAAGGTTGAGTATAGAAATGTACTCTGGCTCACAGAAAGATTATGTTGAAGTCGGAAATATCTCTTTGAGTGGAGACTTTATAAGCAAAAGACTTATGGTTACGTACACTGAAGAAAAGCAAACTAAATTCCCACATATTTTGTCAGGTACAATTTTAAATGTACCCAAGTTTCTAGCATGTGTTTTAGAGCAATCCAGTGATTTTGTTGTACCAGAACCGTTCAGAGTAGAAAATTGGAGTGTATAA
- the LOC120628060 gene encoding transport and Golgi organization protein 2 isoform X6 yields the protein MAVSPTRGKLGLLLNLPGVKKESAKSRGRIVSDYMKSTMPLSEYVEFIHNYSMQCNVFLFLSVDFGAGQFLYSKSFTPSTPTPKIKTYSNATDNIYQWPDTYLGFSNSLPDKPLKKVEAGKNYLTDICGRLNKIMDKSQLIDELTCLLKNKESHLPDDQLESRQPKLYKELSSIFVDIPQGKYGTRAHTIMLLSKSGHMDLIEISMQSPIDPEKPHWEKSAFQFDLIK from the exons ATGGCTGTCTCTCCAACTCGTGGAAAGCTAGGATTGTTATTAAACTTACCGGGAGTAAAGAAGGAAAGTGCTAAAA GCAGGGGTAGAATCGTTTCAGACTATATGAAAAGTACAATGCCTTTGTCAGAGTATGTTGAATTTATTCACAATTATTCCATGcaatgtaatgtatttttatttttgtcagtGGATTTTGG TGCAGGTCAGTTCCTGTACTCAAAATCTTTTACACCCAG cACTCCAACACCCAAAATAAAGACTTATAGCAATGCAactgacaatatttatcaatgGCCGGATACATACTTAGGATTTAGTAATTCCCTTCCAGACAAGCCATTAAAGAAAGTTGAAGCTGGCAAGAATTATCTTACAGATATATGTGGCaggttaaacaaaataatggaTAAATCACAACTAATTGATGAACTGACAtgcctattaaaaaataaagaaag CCATTTACCAGATGACCAGTTAGAGAGCAGACAACCAAAGCTTTATAAAgaattaagttcaatttttgttGACATCCCACAGGGGAAATATGGTACAAG AGCACACACCATTATGCTGCTAAGTAAGTCAGGACATATGgatttaattgaaataagtaTGCAATCACCTATTGATCCAGAAAAGCCTCATTGGGAAAAGAGTGCATTTCAATTTGACCTCATAAAATAA
- the LOC120628060 gene encoding transport and Golgi organization protein 2 isoform X2 has protein sequence MCIVFIYNGVNETESDYSLILISNRDEHFERPAQCMAPWNEDSNVYGGKDLEPGCEGGTWMAVSPTRGKLGLLLNLPGVKKESAKSRGRIVSDYMKSTMPLSEYVEFIHNYSMQCNVFLFLSVDFGTPTPKIKTYSNATDNIYQWPDTYLGFSNSLPDKPLKKVEAGKNYLTDICGRLNKIMDKSQLIDELTCLLKNKESHLPDDQLESRQPKLYKELSSIFVDIPQGKYGTRAHTIMLLSKSGHMDLIEISMQSPIDPEKPHWEKSAFQFDLIK, from the exons ATGtgtattgttttcatttataatggAGTAAACGAAACTGAAAGTGACTATAGCCTTATTCTAATTTCAAATAGAGATGAACACTTTGAGCGACCCGCGCAGTGTATGGCGCCCTGGAACGAGGATTCTAATGTATAcggag gtaAAGATTTGGAACCAGGTTGTGAAGGAGGAACATGGATGGCTGTCTCTCCAACTCGTGGAAAGCTAGGATTGTTATTAAACTTACCGGGAGTAAAGAAGGAAAGTGCTAAAA GCAGGGGTAGAATCGTTTCAGACTATATGAAAAGTACAATGCCTTTGTCAGAGTATGTTGAATTTATTCACAATTATTCCATGcaatgtaatgtatttttatttttgtcagtGGATTTTGG cACTCCAACACCCAAAATAAAGACTTATAGCAATGCAactgacaatatttatcaatgGCCGGATACATACTTAGGATTTAGTAATTCCCTTCCAGACAAGCCATTAAAGAAAGTTGAAGCTGGCAAGAATTATCTTACAGATATATGTGGCaggttaaacaaaataatggaTAAATCACAACTAATTGATGAACTGACAtgcctattaaaaaataaagaaag CCATTTACCAGATGACCAGTTAGAGAGCAGACAACCAAAGCTTTATAAAgaattaagttcaatttttgttGACATCCCACAGGGGAAATATGGTACAAG AGCACACACCATTATGCTGCTAAGTAAGTCAGGACATATGgatttaattgaaataagtaTGCAATCACCTATTGATCCAGAAAAGCCTCATTGGGAAAAGAGTGCATTTCAATTTGACCTCATAAAATAA
- the LOC120628060 gene encoding transport and Golgi organization protein 2 isoform X4, whose product MCIVFIYNGVNETESDYSLILISNRDEHFERPAQCMAPWNEDSNVYGGKDLEPGCEGGTWMAVSPTRGKLGLLLNLPGVKKESAKSRGRIVSDYMKSTMPLSEYVEFIHNYSMQCNVFLFLSVDFGAGQFLYSKSFTPSTPTPKIKTYSNATDNIYQWPDTYLGFSNSLPDKPLKKVEAGKNYLTDICGRLNKIMDKSQLIDELTCLLKNKERAHTIMLLSKSGHMDLIEISMQSPIDPEKPHWEKSAFQFDLIK is encoded by the exons ATGtgtattgttttcatttataatggAGTAAACGAAACTGAAAGTGACTATAGCCTTATTCTAATTTCAAATAGAGATGAACACTTTGAGCGACCCGCGCAGTGTATGGCGCCCTGGAACGAGGATTCTAATGTATAcggag gtaAAGATTTGGAACCAGGTTGTGAAGGAGGAACATGGATGGCTGTCTCTCCAACTCGTGGAAAGCTAGGATTGTTATTAAACTTACCGGGAGTAAAGAAGGAAAGTGCTAAAA GCAGGGGTAGAATCGTTTCAGACTATATGAAAAGTACAATGCCTTTGTCAGAGTATGTTGAATTTATTCACAATTATTCCATGcaatgtaatgtatttttatttttgtcagtGGATTTTGG TGCAGGTCAGTTCCTGTACTCAAAATCTTTTACACCCAG cACTCCAACACCCAAAATAAAGACTTATAGCAATGCAactgacaatatttatcaatgGCCGGATACATACTTAGGATTTAGTAATTCCCTTCCAGACAAGCCATTAAAGAAAGTTGAAGCTGGCAAGAATTATCTTACAGATATATGTGGCaggttaaacaaaataatggaTAAATCACAACTAATTGATGAACTGACAtgcctattaaaaaataaagaaag AGCACACACCATTATGCTGCTAAGTAAGTCAGGACATATGgatttaattgaaataagtaTGCAATCACCTATTGATCCAGAAAAGCCTCATTGGGAAAAGAGTGCATTTCAATTTGACCTCATAAAATAA
- the LOC120628060 gene encoding transport and Golgi organization protein 2 isoform X1 produces the protein MCIVFIYNGVNETESDYSLILISNRDEHFERPAQCMAPWNEDSNVYGGKDLEPGCEGGTWMAVSPTRGKLGLLLNLPGVKKESAKSRGRIVSDYMKSTMPLSEYVEFIHNYSMQCNVFLFLSVDFGAGQFLYSKSFTPSTPTPKIKTYSNATDNIYQWPDTYLGFSNSLPDKPLKKVEAGKNYLTDICGRLNKIMDKSQLIDELTCLLKNKESHLPDDQLESRQPKLYKELSSIFVDIPQGKYGTRAHTIMLLSKSGHMDLIEISMQSPIDPEKPHWEKSAFQFDLIK, from the exons ATGtgtattgttttcatttataatggAGTAAACGAAACTGAAAGTGACTATAGCCTTATTCTAATTTCAAATAGAGATGAACACTTTGAGCGACCCGCGCAGTGTATGGCGCCCTGGAACGAGGATTCTAATGTATAcggag gtaAAGATTTGGAACCAGGTTGTGAAGGAGGAACATGGATGGCTGTCTCTCCAACTCGTGGAAAGCTAGGATTGTTATTAAACTTACCGGGAGTAAAGAAGGAAAGTGCTAAAA GCAGGGGTAGAATCGTTTCAGACTATATGAAAAGTACAATGCCTTTGTCAGAGTATGTTGAATTTATTCACAATTATTCCATGcaatgtaatgtatttttatttttgtcagtGGATTTTGG TGCAGGTCAGTTCCTGTACTCAAAATCTTTTACACCCAG cACTCCAACACCCAAAATAAAGACTTATAGCAATGCAactgacaatatttatcaatgGCCGGATACATACTTAGGATTTAGTAATTCCCTTCCAGACAAGCCATTAAAGAAAGTTGAAGCTGGCAAGAATTATCTTACAGATATATGTGGCaggttaaacaaaataatggaTAAATCACAACTAATTGATGAACTGACAtgcctattaaaaaataaagaaag CCATTTACCAGATGACCAGTTAGAGAGCAGACAACCAAAGCTTTATAAAgaattaagttcaatttttgttGACATCCCACAGGGGAAATATGGTACAAG AGCACACACCATTATGCTGCTAAGTAAGTCAGGACATATGgatttaattgaaataagtaTGCAATCACCTATTGATCCAGAAAAGCCTCATTGGGAAAAGAGTGCATTTCAATTTGACCTCATAAAATAA
- the LOC120628060 gene encoding transport and Golgi organization protein 2 isoform X3, producing the protein MCIVFIYNGVNETESDYSLILISNRDEHFERPAQCMAPWNEDSNVYGGKDLEPGCEGGTWMAVSPTRGKLGLLLNLPGVKKESAKSRGRIVSDYMKSTMPLSDAGQFLYSKSFTPSTPTPKIKTYSNATDNIYQWPDTYLGFSNSLPDKPLKKVEAGKNYLTDICGRLNKIMDKSQLIDELTCLLKNKESHLPDDQLESRQPKLYKELSSIFVDIPQGKYGTRAHTIMLLSKSGHMDLIEISMQSPIDPEKPHWEKSAFQFDLIK; encoded by the exons ATGtgtattgttttcatttataatggAGTAAACGAAACTGAAAGTGACTATAGCCTTATTCTAATTTCAAATAGAGATGAACACTTTGAGCGACCCGCGCAGTGTATGGCGCCCTGGAACGAGGATTCTAATGTATAcggag gtaAAGATTTGGAACCAGGTTGTGAAGGAGGAACATGGATGGCTGTCTCTCCAACTCGTGGAAAGCTAGGATTGTTATTAAACTTACCGGGAGTAAAGAAGGAAAGTGCTAAAA GCAGGGGTAGAATCGTTTCAGACTATATGAAAAGTACAATGCCTTTGTCAGA TGCAGGTCAGTTCCTGTACTCAAAATCTTTTACACCCAG cACTCCAACACCCAAAATAAAGACTTATAGCAATGCAactgacaatatttatcaatgGCCGGATACATACTTAGGATTTAGTAATTCCCTTCCAGACAAGCCATTAAAGAAAGTTGAAGCTGGCAAGAATTATCTTACAGATATATGTGGCaggttaaacaaaataatggaTAAATCACAACTAATTGATGAACTGACAtgcctattaaaaaataaagaaag CCATTTACCAGATGACCAGTTAGAGAGCAGACAACCAAAGCTTTATAAAgaattaagttcaatttttgttGACATCCCACAGGGGAAATATGGTACAAG AGCACACACCATTATGCTGCTAAGTAAGTCAGGACATATGgatttaattgaaataagtaTGCAATCACCTATTGATCCAGAAAAGCCTCATTGGGAAAAGAGTGCATTTCAATTTGACCTCATAAAATAA
- the LOC120628060 gene encoding transport and Golgi organization protein 2 isoform X5 has protein sequence MCIVFIYNGVNETESDYSLILISNRDEHFERPAQCMAPWNEDSNVYGGKDLEPGCEGGTWMAVSPTRGKLGLLLNLPGVKKESAKSRGRIVSDYMKSTMPLSDTPTPKIKTYSNATDNIYQWPDTYLGFSNSLPDKPLKKVEAGKNYLTDICGRLNKIMDKSQLIDELTCLLKNKESHLPDDQLESRQPKLYKELSSIFVDIPQGKYGTRAHTIMLLSKSGHMDLIEISMQSPIDPEKPHWEKSAFQFDLIK, from the exons ATGtgtattgttttcatttataatggAGTAAACGAAACTGAAAGTGACTATAGCCTTATTCTAATTTCAAATAGAGATGAACACTTTGAGCGACCCGCGCAGTGTATGGCGCCCTGGAACGAGGATTCTAATGTATAcggag gtaAAGATTTGGAACCAGGTTGTGAAGGAGGAACATGGATGGCTGTCTCTCCAACTCGTGGAAAGCTAGGATTGTTATTAAACTTACCGGGAGTAAAGAAGGAAAGTGCTAAAA GCAGGGGTAGAATCGTTTCAGACTATATGAAAAGTACAATGCCTTTGTCAGA cACTCCAACACCCAAAATAAAGACTTATAGCAATGCAactgacaatatttatcaatgGCCGGATACATACTTAGGATTTAGTAATTCCCTTCCAGACAAGCCATTAAAGAAAGTTGAAGCTGGCAAGAATTATCTTACAGATATATGTGGCaggttaaacaaaataatggaTAAATCACAACTAATTGATGAACTGACAtgcctattaaaaaataaagaaag CCATTTACCAGATGACCAGTTAGAGAGCAGACAACCAAAGCTTTATAAAgaattaagttcaatttttgttGACATCCCACAGGGGAAATATGGTACAAG AGCACACACCATTATGCTGCTAAGTAAGTCAGGACATATGgatttaattgaaataagtaTGCAATCACCTATTGATCCAGAAAAGCCTCATTGGGAAAAGAGTGCATTTCAATTTGACCTCATAAAATAA
- the LOC120628061 gene encoding zinc finger protein 593 homolog, protein MPYKRKKYHVGDTHLKKRWRVRNRKKDLDEIDVDLKEENAEKLLNQDVNLDIPGAAQHYCLHCARYFIEERALSEHFKTKVHKRRLKALELEPYSIEESERAGGYGSFKLPTKRKIFTQNSDKQDITDRDDEVLEDSPNKRKKTDENDA, encoded by the exons ATGCCATATAAGCGTAAAAAATACCACGTTGGTGATACTCATTTGAAAAAGCGCTGGCGCGTGCGTAACAGGAAAAAAGATCTTGACGAAATTGATGTTGATCTTAAAGAGG aaaatgcTGAGAAATTACTAAATCAAGACGTAAACTTGGATATTCCTGGTGCTGCACAGCATTACTGCCTCCACTGTGCCCGCTATTTTATAGAAGAACGGGCGCTGTCAGAACATTTCAaaacaaaagtacataaaagGAGATTGAAAGCTTTAGAGTTGGAACCGTACAGTATAGAGGAATCAGAACGAGCTGGTGGTTATGGTAGCTTTAAGCTCCCCACTAAGCGCAAAATTTTCACTCAGAACAGTGATAAGCAGGACATAACAGATAGAGATGATGAAGTTTTAGAAGATAGTCCAAATAAGCGAAAAAAAACTGATGAAAATGATGCGTAA